A region from the Schistocerca serialis cubense isolate TAMUIC-IGC-003099 chromosome 1, iqSchSeri2.2, whole genome shotgun sequence genome encodes:
- the LOC126419375 gene encoding probable nucleoporin Nup54 produces MAFSFGNTAKFPTQTSAPSFGFGSSLTTAAKPAATGFSFGTPSFGLGTTAATTTTGFGFGGLGSTQNTGFSFGATTTTAAGTGGFGTGSLQFGAGSAVSGTGTAPTFGGFGTTGQQQTGFGSFGAFGAKPATSIGAFGSTGLFSQPQQQQSFLQQQQAPLKGEEAIARAVYFVQIFGDERDQVLAKFNMLQALWGCGKGYYLPGQPPVEFTPANPLCRFKGIAYSRRVDPEEAREGLVLLTFTKAEADVRAGQSQLVQILQTALGDRATIHIDSIRSVGPQRTTVSLYAEEAQQQLGTAKRRCGAAELAAGIRQHLTQLGAESVLPLTLLLSPEVERYLSEPPPGIDARLWKQAQAENPDSANLIPVPVIGFEALAARAKAQEREAAAHLAALDRSAAEVSTLRAALARTAAKVSEQRRRALSLEHRALVVVGRQQIRRKAGQALDPREEALLSRLQALQAHLSAPSVVKARLNESLSQVRLRRGVDGTAGPGSGLRSSAMFGDDLRKFLEMEQDGIDRLVEVVRSDLNSMRTIQEGLCKLLPQQYK; encoded by the coding sequence ATGGCATTCAGTTTCGGTAATACTGCAAAATTCCCAACGCAAACGTCTGCACCATCTTTTGGTTTTGGCTCCTCGTTAACGACAGCCGCTAAACCGGCAGCCACAGGTTTCTCCTTTGGTACTCCTAGTTTTGGCCTGGGTACTACAgcagccacaacaacaacaggttttggTTTTGGTGGCCTTGGATCAACACAGAATACTGGATTCAGCTTTGGTGCCACAACCACGACAGCAGCTGGAACTGGTGGATTTGGTACTGGCAGTTTACAGTTTGGTGCTGGATCAGCCGTATCTGGGACAGGAACTGCTCCGACATTTGGTGGATTTGGAACTACCGGCCAACAACAAACTGGATTTGGATCTTTTGGCGCGTTTGGTGCAAAACCGGCGACATCAATAGGAGCATTTGGAAGCACTGGTTTATTTTCTCAACCACAACAGCAGCAGTCATTTTTGCAGCAGCAACAAGCGCCTTTGAAAGGGGAAGAGGCCATTGCAAGGGCTGTGTACTTTGTGCAGATATTTGGTGATGAACGTGATCAAGTACTGGCAAAATTTAACATGCTTCAGGCTTTGTGGGGTTGTGGAAAAGGTTACTATTTACCTGGCCAACCACCTGTAGAATTTACTCCTGCTAACCCTTTGTGTCGATTTAAGGGTATAGCTTACAGTCGCAGAGTAGATCCTGAAGAAGCTCGTGAAGGGCTTGTATTGCTCACGTTTACAAAGGCAGAGGCAGATGTGCGAGCTGGCCAGTCGCAGCTTGTCCAGATCTTGCAAACTGCATTGGGAGATAGAGCTACGATTCACATCGACAGTATTCGCTCTGTAGGACCTCAGAGAACAACAGTGAGCCTTTATGCTGAAGAAGCACAACAGCAGTTAGGAACAGCAAAACGTCGCTGTGGAGCAGCAGAACTGGCAGCGGGCATACGTCAACATTTGACCCAGCTGGGTGCAGAGTCAGTGCTGCCCCTTACTCTCCTGTTGTCTCCTGAAGTGGAACGATACCTTTCAGAGCCTCCTCCAGGTATTGATGCCCGTCTCTGGAAACAAGCACAGGCTGAAAATCCAGATTCAGCTAATCTCATACCTGTCCCTGTCATTGGGTTTGAAGCACTTGCAGCACGTGCTAAAGCCCAAGAACGTGAGGCAGCTGCACACTTAGCAGCATTAGATCGATCAGCTGCTGAAGTTTCTACTTTGCGTGCAGCATTGGCACGTACAGCTGCTAAGGTTTCTGAGCAACGTCGCCGAGCACTTTCTTTGGAGCATAGAGCACTAGTTGTAGTCGGCAGACAGCAGATCAGACGTAAAGCAGGGCAAGCGCTTGACCCTCGTGAAGAGGCTCTGTTGAGTCGATTGCAGGCACTTCAAGCCCATCTTTCTGCTCCATCTGTTGTTAAAGCTAGACTGAATGAAAGTCTGTCTCAGGTACGCTTGAGGCGAGGAGTTGATGGCACAGCAGGACCAGGAAGTGGTTTACGAAGTTCAGCAATGTTTGGTGATGACTTAcgaaaatttctggaaatggaacaaGATGGCATTGATCGCCTTGTAGAAGTTGTGCGATCTGACTTGAATTCTATGCGTACAATTCAGGAAGGACTTTGCAAACTTTTGCCACAGCAGTACAAATGA